A window from Plasmodium chabaudi chabaudi strain AS genome assembly, chromosome: 11 encodes these proteins:
- a CDS encoding hexokinase, putative, whose protein sequence is MSEYNLKKDEDSQFYKLDTIKCDVPISPEFSKRIDKFVNQLRISYGTLEEFVDNFVYELKKGLEAHRRHPNLWIPHECSFKMLDSCISDIPTGQERGTYYAIDFGGTNFRAVRASLDGNGKIKRDQETYSLKFTGTFSHEKGLLDKHATASQLFDHFAERIKYIMGEFNDIDDSSEKSVGFTFSFPCTSPSINCSILIDWTKGFETGRATNDPVEGRDVCKLMNDAFARSSVPARVSCVVNDAVGTLMSCAYQKGKSAPPCYIGIILGTGSNGCYYEPDWKKYKYSGKIINIELGNFDKDLPLSPIDLVMDWYSANRSRQLFEKMISGAYLGEIVRRFMVNVLQSASSKKMWQSDSFNSESGSVVLNDTTPDFSECKKIAKQTWDMDFTDEQIYALRKICEAVYNRSAALAAAAIAAIAKRIKIIEHSKFSCGVDGSLFVKNAWYCNRLKEHLKVILADKAENLIIIPADDGSGKGAAITAAVVSLSNSMKQLP, encoded by the coding sequence ATGAGtgaatataatttgaaGAAAGATGAAGACTCTCAGTTTTATAAACTGGATACAATAAAATGTGATGTCCCAATAAGTCCAGAATTTAGTAAGAGGATAGACAAGTTTGTTAATCAGTTGCGAATATCTTATGGGACATTAGAAGAATTTGTTGATAACTTTGTTTATGAACTAAAAAAGGGTTTAGAAGCACATCGTAGGCACCCCAATTTATGGATTCCACATGAATGTAGTTTTAAAATGTTAGATTCCTGTATTTCTGATATACCAACAGGACAAGAAAGAGGAACTTATTATGCTATTGATTTTGGTGGTACAAATTTTAGAGCAGTAAGAGCATCATTAGATggaaatggaaaaataaaaagagaTCAAGAAACATATAGTTTAAAATTTACTGGTACATTTTCCCATGAAAAGGGTTTATTAGATAAACATGCAACTGCTTCTCAATTATTTGATCACTTTGCTGaaagaattaaatatattatgggTGAGTTTAATGATATAGATGATAGTAGTGAAAAGAGTGTTGGATttactttttcatttcccTGTACTTCTCCATCTATTAATTGTTCGATTTTAATTGATTGGACAAAGGGTTTTGAAACCGGAAGAGCAACTAACGACCCAGTCGAAGGTCGAGATGTTTGCAAATTAATGAATGACGCTTTTGCTCGATCTAGTGTACCTGCAAGAGTTTCTTGTGTTGTTAATGATGCAGTAGGAACCCTTATGTCATGTGCATATCAGAAAGGGAAATCTGCTCCTCCATGTTATATTGGTATAATTTTAGGAACAGGATCCAATGGTTGTTATTATGAACCAGATTGgaagaaatataaatattcaggtaaaattattaatattgaattaggaaattttgataaagaTTTACCTTTATCTCCAATTGATTTAGTTATGGATTGGTATTCAGCAAATAGAAGCAGACAATTATTTGAGAAAATGATATCTGGTGCATATTTAGGTGAAATAGTTCGAAGATTTATGGTTAATGTTTTACAAAGTGCATCCTCTAAAAAGATGTGGCAATCCGATAGTTTCAATTCTGAATCAGGTAGTGttgttttaaatgataCTACTCCTGATTTTAGtgaatgtaaaaaaatagctaagCAAACATGGGATATGGATTTTACAGATgaacaaatatatgcattaagaaaaatatgtgaaGCAGTGTATAATCGTTCAGCAGCATTAGCAGCTGCTGCTATAGCTGCTATAGCTAAAcgtataaaaattattgagcattcaaaattttcatgTGGTGTTGATGGTTcattatttgtaaaaaatgcatGGTATTGTAACAGATTAAAAGAGCACTTAAAAGTTATTTTAGCTGACAAAGCTGAAAatcttattattattccaGCGGATGATGGGTCAGGTAAAGGAGCAGCTATCACTGCTGCCGTTGTTTCATTATCTAACAGTATGAAGCAATTACCATAA
- a CDS encoding ribonuclease H2 subunit A, putative, with the protein MEPIVIDNLYEFGNEEVRLGIDEAGRGPVLGPMVYSGFYCKKEDEKLLKEMKIDDSKKISENDREKMFYKLNNSTLPFGWRVHVLMPQDISAKMLKKQKYNLNEISHDTAISIIQHVLSRGCNLTEVFVDTVGKASVYEEKLQKLFPHIKCTVKEKADSLYPVVSAASICAKVTRDFLIKKWKYEEQIVNIDKGFGSGYPGDPVTKNFLKNNFDPIFGFPSIVRFSWSTADTMLENLGEKIEWYDDEESNNSKAMKRKIPFDYSKLQKPLINRSQFYSKNGLDLVSNL; encoded by the coding sequence atggAGCCTATAGTCATTGACAATTTATACGAATTTGGAAATGAAGAGGTGAGATTGGGAATTGATGAAGCGGGAAGAGGACCTGTATTAGGGCCTATGGTTTATTCTGGtttttattgtaaaaaagaagatgaaaaattattaaaagaaatgaaaatagacgattcaaaaaaaataagtgaaaatgatagagagaaaatgttttataaattaaataattctacACTTCCATTTGGATGGAGAGTACATGTGTTAATGCCACAAGATATAAGTGCAAAAATGTtaaagaaacaaaaatataatttaaacgAAATATCACATGATACAGCTATATCTATAATTCAACATGTTTTAAGTCGAGGTTGTAATTTAACCGAAGTATTTGTAGACACTGTTGGTAAAGCAAGTGtatatgaagaaaaattacaaaaattatttccacATATAAAATGCACAGTTAAAGAAAAAGCCGATTCTTTATATCCAGTTGTTAGTGCGGCATCGATATGTGCTAAAGTTACACGTgactttttaataaaaaaatggaaatacgAAGAAcaaattgttaatatagATAAAGGATTTGGATCAGGGTATCCAGGAGATCCAGTAACtaaaaactttttaaagAATAATTTCGATCCAATTTTTGGCTTCCCAAGTATTGTACGTTTTAGTTGGTCAACTGCTGATACCATGTTAGAAAATTTAGGAGAAAAAATTGAATGGTATGATGATGAGGAAAGCAATAATTCAAAAGCtatgaaaagaaaaattccTTTTGATTACAGCAAATTACAAAAACCTTTAATTAATAGATCGCAATTTTATTCGAAAAATGGACTAGATCTTGTTAGcaatttataa